In the Candidatus Krumholzibacteriia bacterium genome, one interval contains:
- a CDS encoding ankyrin repeat domain-containing protein: MRLPARFALALALWLCGCYDMNDPADPAVLQAVAQEDMPRLRQLLDAGTPPDAPGVRVGFTPLQIAARQGSLETIRLLVAAGADPNLATGRNGWTPLLHAIHKHQVEAVDELLRQGAAVDAPGTSGLTPLVMAAGYGQTDMVDMLLEHGADVWKPKSGGPLLAAVTGNFDIDAMTIGCCQTETVRALLAHEPSLRQQAGNLGPLTKLYLHLRCHDVVTLLSAPEGEVKNPDK; encoded by the coding sequence ATGCGACTTCCCGCCCGTTTCGCCCTGGCCCTCGCACTCTGGCTTTGCGGCTGCTATGACATGAACGACCCCGCTGACCCCGCGGTGCTCCAGGCCGTGGCCCAGGAGGACATGCCCCGGCTCCGTCAGCTCCTCGACGCCGGCACACCGCCCGATGCCCCCGGAGTCCGGGTCGGCTTCACCCCCTTGCAGATCGCGGCGCGACAAGGCTCCCTCGAGACCATCCGCCTCCTGGTTGCCGCCGGTGCCGATCCGAACCTCGCCACGGGCAGGAACGGCTGGACCCCGCTCCTGCACGCCATCCACAAGCACCAGGTGGAGGCGGTGGACGAGCTCCTGCGACAGGGGGCAGCGGTCGACGCCCCGGGCACTTCGGGGCTCACCCCGCTGGTGATGGCGGCTGGCTACGGGCAGACCGACATGGTGGACATGCTGCTCGAGCATGGCGCCGACGTCTGGAAGCCAAAGAGCGGCGGCCCTTTGCTGGCGGCGGTGACTGGGAATTTCGACATCGACGCTATGACCATCGGCTGCTGTCAGACGGAAACGGTACGGGCGCTGCTCGCCCACGAGCCGAGCCTCCGCCAGCAGGCCGGGAACCTGGGGCCTTTGACCAAGCTCTACCTCCACCTGCGCTGCCACGACGTCGTCACGCTGCTCAGCGCTCCCGAGGGCGAGGTC